One genomic region from Flagellimonas oceani encodes:
- a CDS encoding MATE family efflux transporter, with translation MAKITSEELGQEPIGKLLIKQAVPASIGILVMSLNVLVDSIFVGNWIGSIAIAAINVVLPVSFFIAALGMAIGIGGSSIISRALGANNREKALKTFGNQITLTLVVTITMVALGLYFVDSLIPAFGGKGSIFEPAKIYYTIILYGVPFLALCMMGNSVIRAEGKPRFAMIAMIIPSVGNLLMDYIFIYVFDWGMHGAAWATTVGYLLCFFYVFYFFLSNNSELKIDVSHFGLDRPILREIGSLGFVTLARQAVTSITYLLMNNILFNLGGEAMVAVYAIIGRMLMFALFPVFGVTQGFLPIAGYNYGAVKYDRVKESIYTAIKYAALMATLVFVVLMVFPSEIASLFLSDRPGLSAEEAEANNFVLQHIPLAMRLVFAATPIIAIQLIGAAYFQAIGKAIPALLLTLTRQGFFFIPLILILPNFMGEIGVWLSFCIADVLSTIVTGFFLQKEIKSELS, from the coding sequence ATGGCCAAAATAACCTCTGAAGAACTTGGGCAGGAACCCATTGGAAAATTACTGATCAAACAGGCCGTACCCGCTTCCATTGGTATTTTGGTAATGTCCCTGAACGTTCTGGTGGACTCCATTTTTGTGGGCAATTGGATAGGTTCCATAGCCATTGCCGCCATTAATGTGGTGTTGCCCGTTTCGTTTTTTATTGCCGCTTTGGGAATGGCCATCGGTATCGGGGGATCTAGTATTATTTCGCGGGCACTGGGTGCCAATAATCGGGAAAAGGCCCTAAAAACTTTCGGGAACCAGATTACCCTCACTTTAGTGGTTACCATTACCATGGTGGCCCTTGGACTTTACTTTGTCGACAGCCTGATTCCCGCCTTTGGGGGAAAAGGCTCCATTTTTGAGCCCGCTAAGATTTACTACACCATTATTTTATACGGGGTACCTTTTTTGGCGCTCTGTATGATGGGCAATTCCGTCATCCGTGCGGAAGGCAAACCTCGTTTTGCGATGATCGCCATGATCATTCCATCTGTGGGAAACCTATTGATGGATTACATTTTTATTTATGTGTTCGATTGGGGCATGCATGGAGCCGCTTGGGCCACCACGGTGGGCTATTTGCTCTGTTTTTTCTATGTGTTTTACTTTTTTCTGTCGAATAACTCCGAACTAAAGATTGATGTTTCCCATTTCGGGTTGGACCGCCCCATTCTTCGAGAAATCGGTTCCTTGGGATTTGTGACCTTGGCCCGACAAGCGGTAACCAGTATTACGTATTTGTTGATGAACAACATATTGTTCAATCTGGGCGGCGAGGCCATGGTTGCCGTGTATGCCATTATCGGCCGAATGTTGATGTTCGCGCTGTTCCCCGTTTTTGGGGTCACGCAAGGATTTTTGCCGATTGCCGGCTACAATTATGGAGCGGTAAAATATGATCGGGTAAAGGAATCGATTTATACCGCAATCAAATATGCCGCTTTGATGGCCACGCTTGTTTTTGTGGTGCTGATGGTTTTTCCTTCGGAAATTGCCTCCTTATTTTTGAGCGACCGCCCCGGATTGTCCGCAGAAGAGGCAGAAGCCAATAATTTTGTGTTGCAGCACATACCCTTGGCTATGCGTTTGGTTTTTGCTGCCACCCCCATCATTGCCATACAGTTGATCGGGGCAGCCTATTTCCAGGCCATTGGGAAAGCGATTCCAGCACTATTGCTGACATTGACCCGTCAAGGATTCTTTTTTATTCCTTTGATTTTGATTCTGCCCAATTTTATGGGCGAAATAGGCGTGTGGCTCTCGTTTTGTATTGCAGATGTCCTTTCTACCATTGTCACGGGCTTCTTTCTTCAAAAGGAAATCAAATCTGAACTGTCCTGA
- a CDS encoding lactonase family protein, producing the protein MKKIILAGIVAILATACAEKPKEKPMYTLFVGTYTDGDSEGIYTYTFDVNTGELSSKKLAAKLTNPSFLAISQDKKNLYAVQETADFDSLGGAVTAFKLKDDVLELQNSMGTQGAHPCHVSLSSDGHLAVANYTGGNVALFSLNDDGSLADDPQIIDHKKLDSVKTSHAHMAQFNADGLMVTDLGLDAIKRYRQEGDKFVPAEQASIPFEDGAGPRHFTSGNDGKALYVINELNSTISVFEKDAGGNFEEVQVVPTLAADFDGESFCADLHLSPDGKFLYGSNRGENTIVIFAVDVNSGRLELVGRESVRGDWPRNFSIDPTGEFLLVANKKTSNIVVFKRDGEQGTLTFLNEVKHPNPVCLVFK; encoded by the coding sequence ATGAAAAAAATTATTCTAGCGGGCATAGTTGCTATTTTGGCAACCGCTTGCGCTGAAAAACCTAAAGAAAAACCTATGTACACTCTATTTGTTGGAACCTACACAGATGGCGATAGCGAGGGCATCTACACGTACACCTTTGATGTGAACACTGGAGAGCTGTCCAGCAAAAAACTGGCTGCCAAGCTGACCAACCCCTCCTTTTTGGCCATTTCACAAGATAAAAAGAACCTCTACGCCGTTCAGGAAACCGCGGACTTTGATAGTTTGGGTGGTGCTGTCACCGCTTTTAAGTTGAAAGATGATGTGCTGGAGCTTCAAAATAGTATGGGCACCCAAGGCGCACATCCTTGCCACGTATCACTTTCGAGTGATGGGCATTTGGCCGTAGCCAACTACACAGGCGGCAATGTGGCCTTATTTTCTCTAAATGACGATGGCTCATTGGCGGACGACCCGCAAATCATTGATCATAAAAAACTGGACTCCGTGAAAACATCGCATGCCCATATGGCCCAGTTCAACGCAGATGGACTTATGGTAACCGATTTGGGATTGGATGCCATAAAACGATACCGTCAAGAAGGGGATAAGTTCGTGCCCGCAGAACAGGCATCCATACCTTTTGAAGACGGGGCAGGTCCTCGCCATTTTACCTCTGGTAACGATGGAAAAGCACTCTACGTAATAAATGAACTGAACAGCACCATTTCGGTTTTTGAAAAAGATGCTGGGGGTAACTTTGAAGAAGTTCAAGTAGTTCCAACCTTGGCCGCGGATTTTGATGGGGAAAGCTTTTGTGCCGACCTTCATTTATCACCGGACGGAAAGTTTTTGTACGGTTCCAACCGTGGGGAAAACACCATCGTAATTTTTGCTGTTGACGTGAATTCAGGTCGATTGGAGTTGGTCGGAAGGGAATCGGTACGCGGGGATTGGCCCAGAAATTTTTCCATAGATCCAACAGGTGAATTCTTGTTGGTCGCCAACAAAAAGACTAGCAATATTGTGGTTTTCAAAAGAGATGGGGAACAAGGAACGTTGACCTTTCTCAACGAAGTAAAACATCCTAATCCGGTTTGTTTGGTGTTTAAGTAA